A region from the Lolium perenne isolate Kyuss_39 chromosome 4, Kyuss_2.0, whole genome shotgun sequence genome encodes:
- the LOC127328488 gene encoding uncharacterized protein, whose amino-acid sequence MHTVGITENMLEPRRNIPRNSTGIVLFPMGKVRVDVLFGGRDNYRVENIQFEVVDLDNPYHALLGRPTLAKFMASTHTAYLKMKIPVPNSTITVVGNYKVSLDTASIGSCLAESLVIAEEKRRIQTAVALAQSTHRNLAALSSPLGGTTFKPPKETKDIVQDPAYLERTVRVGARLNEA is encoded by the coding sequence ATGCACACAGTCGGCATCACTGAGAACATGCTGGAGCCAAGACGCAACATTCCACGGAATAGTACCGGGATTGTCCTGTTCCCAATGGGCAAAGTCCGGGTTGATGTCCTGTTTGGTGGCCGGGATAACTACCGGGTGGAGAACATTCAGTTTGAAGTGGTTGATCTTGACAACCCTTACCATGCTCTGCTGGGAAGGCCGACATTAGCAAAGTTCATGGCCtctactcatacggcttacctgaaGATGAAGATACCGGTGCCCAACAGCACCATAACCGTGGTAGGCAACTACAAGGTCTCACTGGACACAGCTTCAATCGGATCATGCTTGGCCGAATCTCTGGTCATAgcggaggagaagaggaggatCCAGACTGCTGTCGCGCTGGCACAATCAACCCATCGTAACTTAGCGGCACTGAGCAGCCCGCTTGGCGGAACGACATTCAAGCCACCAAAGGAGACAAAGGACATTGTCCAGGACCCGGCATACCTGGAGCGCACCGTCCGCGTTGGTGCCAgactgaatgaggcatag